A stretch of DNA from Saccharomycodes ludwigii strain NBRC 1722 chromosome I, whole genome shotgun sequence:
TTCTTCTTTACTGTAAGTAGTATCATAAATCgcctttaaaaattgatatAATTCTGCGGGTATCAACGGATTGGGTAATTCtaataagaaaatttttaaaacagaTGCAATGACACTAGGGTCCGTGtagtttttaaatatttcttgcattttcttttttttcgtactattattattattattattattattattattattattattattgctgttTTTGTAGCCATTGGCATATGCGGTTTCATTGTCATTTAATTCACTACGAAGTTCATGTGTTAAATTCAACTTAACTGGTTTAATCCAGACGTTGCATCTAATTTCatcattttccaattctggataaataatattatccatatattgcaaaatatttgatattaGCAACGGAACTTTACTTTTATCTAGTCTACACCTGGTATCCAAATCAACACCAAATATTTGGTATGCACCTggattataataattgttaTATATCAATGGTTTTGGTTGAAATGCCCCTGTCTTGTaccttttaataaatctacTCAAATCATAACTAGGATCCATATTCACATTTGAAATTGGGGATGCACTAATACCGCTAACGGTGTCATTAGTAGAAGTGCCACTCTTGATCGCACAAATACTATTAGCAgcaatattttccaaacaTAATATATCTGGACAATCACAGGCGTTGGTGTCAGTACCGATAATAGACATATTTGTCTGACTCATTTTATAACAGTTTATTAAATCTTCGGTGGCCCTTTTAATTGCATTTATTCTGTCTCGTTCACATTTTTCCATAAAAGACAAATGATCAAACATCAACTCTTCCAAAGAACAACGCAAATTATCAGCTTTGAACACCTCCgctctatattttttatctgcATCTTCCATTTCCTCAATTAGTTGCTTCAATTTtacttcattttcattcaATGGTTTGGGTTTATCAGGCTTTTCACTAACATTTCTAATGTCGTTATCTAGGTCAGTAGGAATTGGAGTGATAGTCTCGGGGTCAACAAAGGCAAATTCAAAAGCATGATTTTTCCATTGGTATTGAAATTGCTTGGAATTTATAAAAGAGGATCCCATAACACCATTACAAATTTTTATGAAACCTAAATCCATTAAATCTTGGCCAATCAATTCTGCTTGATCAGTATCCTTTAATGCCAATTTCTGTATTAAAAACCTAACAATTTCGTACCCGTTGTTTGTATTTGATATTGTGTATTTTATCAACGGAACTTTATATTCGTGTTTGGGCATGTCtattaataaagatttaattaTCGCTCTCATGGTTTTATAATCTACATCAATGGTGTTGGAGCACAATGATGCAAACTGGTCGTGCTCCCTTTCGTGAGCTATAAAATCCTGATAGTACTCCcatagttttattttttttagggcTAAGGTCAAAGAATCGTCATAATAATCTTCACGTTCATTCGCATTTTGAATGGatgcttcttcttcttcttcttcttcttcttcttcttcttcttcttcctcctcttcttcttcttcttcttcttttccttcGCCTTTCTCCTCAGTAATTGCTTTATTATGATAGAGAGTTTTGTTAATGGAATAGGATGACGGAAAAGCTTCTCTCTTAAAATCTTCTAGCGCTCtacatttatttaaatatttcacctcaaatttatttttaacaaccAAACTAAAAACTTCAAagttttcaatattatccaacaacaatttttcACTATATTCTAGCCTTTTTTTGTGTTCCATACACCATTTAGTAAAAAGTTGTAAAACATTACTTTCAATATTTGAAGCTAATTTGAGTCTTTCCTCCCCGTGCTTCTTCATTAATTCATTAAGTTGTAAAATAGTTGAATCGCCAGTAGTACCGATTGACTCGTACGGTAATTTTGAATTGGCATTagatatcatttttttaccatATATAACCTCTACTTCCATTTTACTTGCAAAATACTGAATATAAACTTCATTTTGGTAACAATTTTGATATAATCCATCaaataaagatttaataCCTGATTTGAAATCAAAACTCCAAAAACTATCGGTAAATGAGGCAGGCATAATAATTATCTTAATAAACCTTTTATTATCGagtctatttttttttttaatcttagCTTATACTTTAACTTTAGTCTAATTATGTTATATATAAGATCTATTTTACTTTAAAATGTGTAtgtatgtgtgtgtgtatttttttttctcttatttttattttttttttttaacttttttaattttttaaatatttggacAAAAAAGACGTATATAacttttaagaaaaaaaaaacattgatttatatgtaataataactaaAAGAGTTATAAAacggggaaaaaaaaaaaaaaacaagaaatgACAGATATCTCGTCAGTTTATCCCAAGGTTTCGATCGAATTTTGTAACAAATGCAAATGGGGGTTGAGAAGTTTTTGGTACCAACAAGAGTTATTACAAACATTTGAtgacaaaataaaagaactATCCTTGAAACCTAGAAATGATCAACCtggtatatttttaatcaagGGATATTTCTATATCGATACAAAGTTTCATACAGTTGTTTTGTGGGATAGGAAAATTGATGGTGGATTCCCAGATGCCAAAACATTAAAgcaaagaattaaaaagttgCTTTTCAATGAAAAGATTGATATTGGTAAACATAACGATGGATGTGATACTGTTTTAGGTAAAAGTGTTGTTTCTGAAGAAGGTATCAAGACTGCTTGTGAAGATTGCATTGGCAAATAACtgtcttttattttatttttgaaacatGGTCACGTGATGCCGTTTCAGCAACGATTGAAAAGCAATTTCTGAAACATGCGCACGTGACCTGGCACtcaaatcaaatttttttttccgctgttgctgttgctgttgctgttgcgCTAAGAAACACACGCACGGcccttcttttttatttatttttaactcacaaatataaaaaaaaaaaataaatatgtgaaaattttgtaaatttctgttcttttaatttattaatttgttttcaatACTTTCCTCACAGATTTACTAAAGtttaatacaaatatatttaataagcaaaaaaaaaataaaatacacaCATACACAGTACATTATTTCTTTACCTCCACACTAATGTATAAAAATTCACtttcaaaatcaatattCTCCTTTTTGTTACTAGTTTCAACTTTTTCCCCTTACTTCATCACAAATATCAACAGTGTTGTTGTTCAGGCACACGAATCCTCCTCGGCTCATCATGAAACATCTGATGCATTACTAGAGCCTATAATGTCTTTGCCTGATTTAATTAAAGCCACAACACCGCCACCCAACTAcgaattattatataatgcCATACTAAGTGAAGGTCGTATTATTTTAACCCCAAAAAGTACCAATAATGGTGCCATTTGGTCTAAAAATTCTTTAGACAATGTCCCAAATCAATTCACCATAGAATGGACCTTTAGAAGTATAAACTATTTTGGTAAAACGGATGGGGGTATTTCCTTTTGGTTTATAGACGGTTCCAACTATGAAAAGTTGGAGCCGATAGATGCTATCAACGGTGGTGATATTTGGAAAGATTTGAAATTCAATGGTTTATTGTTACATGTCGACAATAATGGTCCAACTGGACCCGAAGTTAGAGCCATTTTAAATGATGGtacaaaaacttttaaGGACGTTAATCAATTCCACGAATCGGATTTTGCTTCTTGTTTATTAAGTTATCAAGATAGTTCTGTCCCAATAACTTTGAGATTGACTTATGACAATAAAGATGATAATAGCTTTTTGAAAGTGCAAGTTGACAACAAGCTTTGTTTCCAAACTAGACAAGTTAGTTTGGATAATACtgtattaaataataaaaaaattaaaattggtGTTACCGCAACAAACATTGACAGaagtaatattaataacggGGAAAGctttgaaattttaaaattaaactaTTATCCAACTATTATTGATGAATCTTTAATTCCAAATGTTAAAACAATGCCCCAACCAAAATATGTCAcacaaattattaataaagacACCGGAGAAGTAACTTATAAGGAAAAATCCATTtatgatgataaaaatattgacaTGGACTCTttatatgaaaaattagataGAATCGAGGGTAAAATTTTAGCTAATGATATTTCTCAATTGTATCAAAAATTGGAAGATAGTGTTGAATTGAATAGATTACAACTGAAAAAGATTGATGCGTTGGTGAGCGTATTAAGTGCATATAGTAGAAATAATGATGGTTCTACTGAACAATCATCAGGTTCTATTACTGAGGATAATTTTcaagattttattaaattgaatgaaaatttagaaaaaatattaagtGAACAAGAACGTATTAGAGAATTTActaaacaagaaaaaaatttaaatatcaATGGGGGCAATAATGGTGTTATCCATGCTGATGATATTATGTATAAGTTAACTTTGTGGATAATCCCTTTAATTGTGATTATGATGGTTATGGCTTATTATACATTTAAAATCCGTCAAGAAATTGTCAAAACCAAGTTGTTATGAATGGAAATCCTCTATTTAGACTCAaaccatttaaaaaaaaaaaaaaaaaaaaacaacaacaacttcTATAGCATAAATGTTTAAATTTACTGATAACTTTactttaaaataaatataaatagttAATAAATTACGTGTATACTTTATGTTTACTGTCAATTCGTAATCCCTAAGTTATAATgaacttttaaaataagtttggtaaatatatattgaaaGAAAGGGATACAAGAGAGGATTTTCAAAACtatcttaattttttagtcATTGCTTAGCTTTGTCATCCTCACAAACTTTTTGGATGATTagaaccaaaaaaaaaaaaaaaaaaaaaaaaagatttgcaagtcaaaaataaatatataaaattagtAACAGCATCCCTTCTTTTATATCACGGttgtaattttatttaattaaataattcaaattgagcattataataaaaataataataataataataatatatatatataattcaaTACATGTTCATCTTCCACACATTTTAGCGATCTCTGATCTATATTCTAATGCATTAATTTATTCAGAACCATTTGCATAAGGTGGACTAAAACCTGTGATGTTCCCATTTCCAAGCTTATTGACCGTCGGTATCCTTTTTCGGATAGTTAATATATCACAGTTTCTACCAGCATCGTATTG
This window harbors:
- the RGD2 gene encoding GTPase-activating protein RGD2 (similar to Saccharomyces cerevisiae YFL047W | RGD2 | RhoGAP domain); amino-acid sequence: MPASFTDSFWSFDFKSGIKSLFDGLYQNCYQNEVYIQYFASKMEVEVIYGKKMISNANSKLPYESIGTTGDSTILQLNELMKKHGEERLKLASNIESNVLQLFTKWCMEHKKRLEYSEKLLLDNIENFEVFSLVVKNKFEVKYLNKCRALEDFKREAFPSSYSINKTLYHNKAITEEKGEGKEEEEEEEEEEEEEEEEEEEEEEASIQNANEREDYYDDSLTLALKKIKLWEYYQDFIAHEREHDQFASLCSNTIDVDYKTMRAIIKSLLIDMPKHEYKVPLIKYTISNTNNGYEIVRFLIQKLALKDTDQAELIGQDLMDLGFIKICNGVMGSSFINSKQFQYQWKNHAFEFAFVDPETITPIPTDLDNDIRNVSEKPDKPKPLNENEVKLKQLIEEMEDADKKYRAEVFKADNLRCSLEELMFDHLSFMEKCERDRINAIKRATEDLINCYKMSQTNMSIIGTDTNACDCPDILCLENIAANSICAIKSGTSTNDTVSGISASPISNVNMDPSYDLSRFIKRYKTGAFQPKPLIYNNYYNPGAYQIFGVDLDTRCRLDKSKVPLLISNILQYMDNIIYPELENDEIRCNVWIKPVKLNLTHELRSELNDNETAYANGYKNSNNNNNNNNNNNNNNSTKKKKMQEIFKNYTDPSVIASVLKIFLLELPNPLIPAELYQFLKAIYDTTYSKEEDQDRLASVVKILTSLSKVNIALLDALTTHFVRLITIMQMTKKEANQYIESSSELVSKFIERISQEFANCIIQVNLIDNGIDLGYKLFRDLLLHKKVIFKQLKDSKK
- a CDS encoding SelT/SelW/SelH family protein is translated as MTDISSVYPKVSIEFCNKCKWGLRSFWYQQELLQTFDDKIKELSLKPRNDQPGIFLIKGYFYIDTKFHTVVLWDRKIDGGFPDAKTLKQRIKKLLFNEKIDIGKHNDGCDTVLGKSVVSEEGIKTACEDCIGK
- the EMP47 gene encoding Emp47p (similar to Saccharomyces cerevisiae YFL048C | EMP47 | integral membrane component of ER-derived COPII-coated vesicles (paralog of YLR080W | EMP46)), which encodes MYKNSLSKSIFSFLLLVSTFSPYFITNINSVVVQAHESSSAHHETSDALLEPIMSLPDLIKATTPPPNYELLYNAILSEGRIILTPKSTNNGAIWSKNSLDNVPNQFTIEWTFRSINYFGKTDGGISFWFIDGSNYEKLEPIDAINGGDIWKDLKFNGLLLHVDNNGPTGPEVRAILNDGTKTFKDVNQFHESDFASCLLSYQDSSVPITLRLTYDNKDDNSFLKVQVDNKLCFQTRQVSLDNTVLNNKKIKIGVTATNIDRSNINNGESFEILKLNYYPTIIDESLIPNVKTMPQPKYVTQIINKDTGEVTYKEKSIYDDKNIDMDSLYEKLDRIEGKILANDISQLYQKLEDSVELNRLQLKKIDALVSVLSAYSRNNDGSTEQSSGSITEDNFQDFIKLNENLEKILSEQERIREFTKQEKNLNINGGNNGVIHADDIMYKLTLWIIPLIVIMMVMAYYTFKIRQEIVKTKLL